In the genome of Carnobacterium pleistocenium FTR1, one region contains:
- the tsaD gene encoding tRNA (adenosine(37)-N6)-threonylcarbamoyltransferase complex transferase subunit TsaD yields MSIKRNLILAVESSCDETSVAVVEDGTIVHSNIIASQIKSHMRFGGVVPEIASRHHVEQITQCIEEALLEAEVAYQDLSAVAVTQGPGLVGALLIGVNAAKAVAYAHQLPLIAVDHMAGHIYANRLVKPLVFPLLALVVSGGHTELVYMKEDGDYTIIGETRDDAAGEAYDKVGRVLGLAYPGGKKIDEMAQLGEDTYHFPRAMMKEPNYDFSFSGLKSSFINTVHNANQKGEPLNDINLATSFQASVIDVLVSKTLRATKEFEVKQLLLAGGVAANKGLRDALTKVMAEELPDVALVIPPLSLCGDNAAMIGAAAFVQYQKNQFSNYALNARPGLTFN; encoded by the coding sequence ATGTCTATAAAAAGAAATTTAATTTTAGCGGTTGAATCTAGTTGTGATGAAACCAGTGTAGCTGTGGTTGAAGATGGTACTATTGTTCATTCAAATATCATTGCATCACAAATAAAAAGCCATATGCGTTTTGGGGGCGTAGTACCTGAAATCGCCAGTCGGCATCATGTTGAACAGATCACCCAATGTATTGAAGAAGCTCTACTGGAAGCTGAAGTTGCCTATCAAGACCTTTCAGCAGTAGCTGTTACTCAAGGACCTGGATTAGTAGGTGCCCTTTTGATTGGGGTCAATGCAGCTAAAGCTGTTGCCTATGCCCATCAGTTACCCTTGATTGCTGTTGATCACATGGCGGGTCATATTTATGCTAATCGATTGGTTAAACCGCTTGTTTTTCCGCTTCTAGCATTGGTTGTTAGTGGAGGACATACTGAGTTGGTTTACATGAAAGAAGATGGCGACTATACGATTATTGGAGAAACAAGAGACGACGCGGCAGGAGAAGCATACGATAAAGTTGGACGAGTATTAGGATTAGCTTATCCAGGTGGAAAGAAAATTGATGAGATGGCTCAGCTTGGAGAAGATACATATCATTTTCCAAGAGCTATGATGAAAGAACCTAATTATGATTTTAGTTTCAGTGGCTTAAAAAGTTCTTTTATCAACACCGTTCATAATGCCAATCAAAAAGGCGAACCATTAAATGACATCAATTTAGCAACTAGTTTTCAAGCAAGCGTTATCGACGTCTTAGTTTCTAAAACACTGAGAGCGACTAAAGAATTTGAAGTGAAACAGTTACTTTTAGCAGGTGGGGTAGCTGCAAACAAAGGCTTACGTGATGCCCTTACGAAAGTTATGGCTGAAGAATTGCCAGATGTAGCATTAGTTATTCCACCATTGTCGCTGTGCGGGGATAATGCAGCTATGATTGGAGCAGCCGCATTCGTTCAGTATCAAAAAAATCAATTCTCAAATTATGCATTGAATGCTAGACCTGGCTTAACCTTTAATTAA
- a CDS encoding ABC-F family ATP-binding cassette domain-containing protein translates to MILLQAQHVARYFGADVLFENIYLEIQESSRIALVGRNGTGKSTLLKMIANIEQPDAGKIVKGKQVSIGYLAQNTGLASERTIWDEMLTVFESVIQLEQDMHTIEKQLGDPDLLSNEELYHATLNRYDHIQNRFREENGFGYQAEVRSVLHGFRFFEEDYTKLISQLSGGQKTRLALAKLLLEKKDLLILDEPTNHLDIETLSWLENYLQSYDGALLIVSHDRYFLDKVVNEVYEISRKKITHYKGNYSRYLDLKATQLEQEWKEFEKQQGEIAKLEDFVSRNLVRASTTKRAQSRRKQLEKIDRIGRPQGDEKSARFSFEAEKESGNAVLNLSNGAIGYDDTILSSPVNIDVRKYDSIALVGPNGIGKSTLLKSLIGQLPLIQGEKQSGTNVLLGYYDQEQSDLNSTKSVLAELWDAHQTTPEKDIRSILGSFLFSGEDVEKAVSSLSGGEKARLALAKLAMNKDNFLMLDEPTNHLDIDSKEVLENALIDFDGTLLFVSHDRYFINRIATTVIELSENGSTLYLGDYDYYIEKKAEQEELRLLAEAETTKKTKIESVPTVKANRENNKAEQKILRQLTRRIETIEIEMDNLETVITNCEKQLIDPEVFGDHLRVQELNEEMTAAQEKLDTLVSEWEEKSLKLEELNQ, encoded by the coding sequence ATGATTCTATTACAAGCACAACACGTCGCCCGTTATTTCGGAGCAGATGTATTGTTTGAAAATATTTATTTAGAAATCCAAGAAAGCTCCCGTATTGCTTTAGTTGGAAGAAATGGCACAGGAAAATCAACGCTTTTAAAAATGATTGCTAATATAGAGCAGCCTGATGCAGGAAAAATCGTTAAAGGAAAACAAGTTAGTATTGGCTATTTAGCTCAAAATACTGGTTTGGCTTCTGAAAGAACTATTTGGGATGAAATGTTAACGGTTTTTGAATCGGTCATTCAACTTGAACAAGACATGCACACAATTGAGAAGCAGCTTGGAGATCCCGATCTGCTGTCAAATGAAGAACTTTATCACGCAACTCTAAACCGCTATGATCATATTCAAAATCGCTTTCGCGAAGAAAATGGCTTCGGATATCAAGCTGAGGTCCGTTCTGTTTTACATGGTTTTCGTTTTTTCGAAGAAGATTATACTAAACTTATCAGTCAACTTTCAGGTGGTCAAAAAACGCGTTTAGCTTTAGCAAAACTACTACTCGAAAAGAAAGACTTATTGATTCTTGATGAGCCTACGAATCATTTGGATATCGAAACGTTAAGCTGGCTGGAGAACTATTTGCAGTCTTATGATGGAGCATTATTGATTGTTTCTCATGACCGTTACTTCCTAGACAAGGTTGTAAATGAGGTTTATGAAATCAGTCGTAAAAAAATCACTCATTATAAAGGAAACTATTCAAGATATTTGGATTTGAAAGCTACACAATTGGAACAAGAATGGAAAGAATTCGAAAAACAACAAGGCGAAATTGCTAAGTTAGAAGATTTCGTTAGCCGAAATTTAGTCCGTGCATCAACCACAAAACGTGCTCAAAGTAGACGCAAGCAGTTAGAAAAAATAGACCGAATCGGTAGGCCTCAAGGAGACGAAAAATCAGCCCGCTTCTCTTTTGAAGCAGAAAAAGAAAGTGGCAATGCCGTTTTAAACTTGTCTAACGGTGCGATTGGATATGACGACACTATTTTATCTAGTCCTGTTAATATAGATGTTCGAAAATATGATTCGATTGCATTAGTCGGACCTAACGGAATTGGAAAATCAACTTTATTGAAGTCACTTATTGGACAACTTCCATTGATTCAAGGTGAAAAACAAAGCGGTACGAATGTTTTATTGGGATACTATGACCAAGAACAATCAGATTTGAATTCGACTAAATCGGTTTTAGCAGAACTTTGGGACGCGCATCAAACGACTCCTGAAAAAGACATTCGTTCTATTTTAGGCAGTTTCTTGTTCTCTGGCGAAGATGTAGAAAAAGCTGTTTCTTCACTGAGTGGTGGCGAAAAAGCACGTTTGGCTTTAGCTAAGTTAGCAATGAATAAAGATAATTTTCTGATGCTAGATGAGCCTACGAATCATTTGGATATCGATAGTAAAGAAGTTTTAGAAAATGCCTTAATTGATTTTGACGGGACACTGTTGTTTGTTTCCCATGACCGCTACTTTATTAACCGGATCGCGACAACCGTTATTGAGCTCTCTGAGAATGGCAGTACCCTTTATTTAGGGGATTACGACTATTATATTGAAAAAAAGGCTGAACAAGAAGAGTTGCGCTTACTAGCTGAGGCTGAAACTACTAAGAAAACTAAAATTGAATCTGTTCCAACAGTCAAAGCGAATCGAGAAAACAATAAAGCTGAACAAAAAATACTTCGTCAACTTACACGTCGCATTGAAACGATTGAAATAGAAATGGATAATCTTGAAACGGTTATTACCAATTGTGAAAAACAATTGATTGATCCAGAGGTATTTGGGGATCACCTACGTGTACAAGAACTGAACGAAGAAATGACTGCTGCTCAAGAGAAACTAGATACTCTAGTGAGTGAGTGGGAAGAGAAAAGTTTGAAACTTGAAGAATTAAACCAATAA
- the rimI gene encoding ribosomal protein S18-alanine N-acetyltransferase, producing MRNQLVDNDPTNEEIVFLFNQSTNLTEHELFHLAEGSYPNGSPWSIKAYKSELTGTYNEYGIALKQGKKVGFIGYTQLFDEAEITTFGILKPFNNQGIGQLFLQSLLAFLEGEEIKVVFLEVREQNKSAIAIYEKLGFKTIAVRKNYYHDPIEHALMMQLNM from the coding sequence ATGAGGAATCAACTGGTGGATAACGATCCTACAAATGAAGAAATTGTTTTTTTGTTCAATCAAAGCACAAATTTAACTGAACATGAATTATTCCATTTGGCTGAAGGTAGTTATCCGAATGGAAGCCCTTGGTCTATTAAAGCGTATAAAAGTGAATTGACCGGAACGTATAATGAATATGGAATTGCTCTGAAACAAGGGAAAAAAGTTGGCTTTATTGGATACACACAGCTTTTTGATGAAGCAGAAATAACAACATTTGGCATTTTAAAACCATTTAATAATCAAGGAATCGGTCAATTATTTTTACAATCACTTCTAGCGTTTTTAGAAGGTGAAGAAATAAAAGTAGTGTTTTTAGAAGTTCGAGAGCAGAATAAATCGGCTATTGCCATATATGAAAAATTAGGTTTTAAAACGATTGCTGTTCGCAAAAACTATTACCATGATCCGATAGAACATGCCTTGATGATGCAATTGAATATGTAA